One window of Microbacterium sp. 1S1 genomic DNA carries:
- a CDS encoding N-acetylneuraminate synthase family protein: protein MTVSIGSRVIGGGRPAYVIAEIGLNHNGDVEIAKRLIDVAARAGADAVKFQKRTPEISTPEHMRDVPRETPWGTMSYLDYRRRVEFGRDEYVEIGDHATMQGLDWFASPWDVPSVAFLEDLNVVAHKVASASLTDTELLLALRETGKPVILSTGMSTMEQIDRALDTLGTDRVVLMHATSTYPLEPEEANLRVIATLRDRYPGIPVGYSGHERGLQISLAAVAMGAVAVERHITLDRTMWGSDHAASLEPGGLEHLVRDIRVIESAVGDGVKRVFDSERAPMAKLRRVPA from the coding sequence ATGACTGTCAGCATCGGATCACGAGTGATCGGCGGCGGCCGTCCGGCGTACGTCATCGCGGAGATCGGCCTCAACCACAACGGCGACGTCGAGATCGCCAAGCGCCTCATCGATGTCGCCGCCCGGGCCGGTGCCGACGCGGTGAAGTTCCAGAAGCGCACGCCCGAGATCTCCACGCCCGAGCACATGCGCGATGTGCCGCGGGAGACGCCGTGGGGGACGATGAGCTATCTCGACTACCGGCGTCGCGTGGAGTTCGGCCGTGACGAGTACGTCGAGATCGGTGACCACGCGACGATGCAGGGCCTGGACTGGTTCGCGTCGCCGTGGGACGTGCCGAGCGTCGCGTTCCTCGAAGACCTCAACGTCGTGGCGCACAAGGTCGCCTCGGCGAGCCTGACCGACACGGAACTGCTCCTGGCGCTGCGCGAGACCGGGAAGCCGGTGATCCTCTCCACGGGAATGTCGACCATGGAGCAGATCGACCGCGCGCTCGACACGCTCGGAACGGACCGGGTCGTCCTGATGCATGCGACCTCGACGTATCCGCTGGAGCCCGAGGAGGCGAACCTGCGAGTGATCGCAACCCTGCGCGACCGCTACCCCGGCATTCCGGTCGGATACTCGGGGCACGAGCGGGGGCTGCAGATCTCCCTCGCCGCGGTCGCGATGGGGGCTGTCGCCGTGGAGCGCCACATCACCCTGGACCGGACGATGTGGGGCTCCGACCACGCCGCGTCGCTGGAGCCCGGTGGTCTGGAGCACCTCGTCCGCGACATCCGGGTGATCGAGAGCGCGGTGGGCGACGGCGTCAAGCGCGTGTTCGACAGCGAACGGGCACCGATGGCCAAGCTCCGCCGCGTGCCGGCATGA
- a CDS encoding acylneuraminate cytidylyltransferase, translating to MAERTRSVAIIPARGGSKQIPRKNLERVGGVPLVARAVRAAHAAARIDLVVVSTDDDEIAAVAEAAGARVIRRPAELSDDTAASEAAILHALDELERDGERFEVVAFLQATSPFLPSAALSDAVTEVAEGRADCVFSAVETYGFLWRRRADGSAEAINHEAEHRPRRQDREPHHLETGAFYVMRTEGFRTHRHRFFGRIRIAPVPEDTAIEIDDAAQLEAARALAALHDRPERIPVRAVVTDFDGVHTDDTAIIDAEGGERVRVSREDGMGVSLLRRAGVPLLILSTEVNAVVRARADKLRVPVLHGIDDKESALRQWARTQDVPLADIAYLGNDVNDLPAMRIVGWPVSVANAHPLVRAEARVVLRRRGGEGAVRELVERVLSS from the coding sequence ATGGCAGAGCGCACGCGGTCGGTGGCGATCATCCCGGCGCGGGGCGGATCGAAGCAGATCCCGCGGAAGAACCTCGAGCGCGTGGGCGGTGTCCCCCTCGTAGCCAGAGCCGTGCGCGCGGCGCACGCGGCGGCACGCATCGACCTCGTGGTCGTGTCGACCGACGACGACGAGATCGCGGCGGTCGCGGAGGCGGCGGGGGCGCGGGTGATCCGGCGTCCCGCGGAGCTCTCCGACGACACCGCGGCGTCGGAGGCGGCGATCCTGCACGCCCTGGACGAGCTCGAGCGGGACGGCGAGAGGTTCGAGGTCGTCGCCTTCCTGCAGGCCACGTCGCCTTTCCTCCCGAGCGCGGCGCTGTCCGACGCCGTGACCGAGGTGGCAGAGGGACGCGCCGACTGTGTGTTCTCCGCGGTCGAGACCTACGGCTTCCTCTGGCGTCGCCGCGCGGACGGCTCGGCCGAGGCGATCAATCACGAGGCCGAGCACCGGCCGAGGCGGCAGGACCGGGAGCCGCACCACCTGGAGACCGGGGCGTTCTACGTGATGCGGACCGAGGGCTTCCGCACCCACCGCCACCGGTTCTTCGGCCGGATCCGGATCGCCCCCGTGCCGGAGGACACCGCGATCGAGATCGACGACGCCGCGCAGCTCGAGGCCGCGCGCGCCCTGGCCGCTCTGCACGACCGACCGGAGCGCATTCCCGTCCGCGCCGTGGTCACCGACTTCGACGGCGTGCACACGGACGACACGGCGATCATCGACGCCGAGGGCGGAGAGCGGGTGCGGGTCAGTCGGGAGGACGGCATGGGCGTCTCGCTGCTGCGGCGGGCCGGAGTGCCGCTGCTCATCCTCTCCACCGAGGTGAACGCGGTCGTGCGCGCCCGGGCCGACAAGCTCCGCGTTCCCGTGCTGCACGGGATCGACGACAAGGAGTCCGCGCTGCGGCAGTGGGCAAGGACGCAGGACGTGCCTCTCGCCGACATCGCCTACCTCGGCAACGACGTCAACGATCTGCCGGCGATGCGGATCGTGGGCTGGCCGGTGTCCGTCGCGAACGCACACCCGCTCGTGCGTGCAGAGGCGAGGGTCGTGTTGCGGCGGCGCGGTGGCGAGGGCGCCGTTCGGGAACTCGTCGAGCGGGTGTTGTCGAGCTGA
- a CDS encoding polysialyltransferase family glycosyltransferase, with translation MSRLFVLHSGYGLATAVAALDAGLLDPPTDGRRSTVEHVLVPVTSSRIPETVLGIDADPALRSLRDRFDRVEPLVDVLGPVHPSGWEPSDADLPLLGRLFARAWNLDPRDVELLVQSPQVAPARTLLSLFPEARVTIIGDGLMTYAPMRVRLPHTVTARIDRVVYADVVPGVHPLVAAPHATLVPVPPGPFAAALGETDEAERGTPAGPATVLVLGQYLSALGLMTAADEIGLQQRLVDRAAAERPERIVFKPHPAAPPQLAGAVRAHAERRGLSFVEERGRLPAELLAERLDARAVVATFSTALPTVRTLFGRPIGAAGTAELLRTLAPVENSNRIPLTIVDALTRPHSPYAEPDRLQLLVDAVGYTMQPDIAGHLRARAEELLGGLDDEERRRYFAPARVTALGLPGAGAPTGPRSLLTPRGGVGRIEEWRLTAVGARRRVGRAWREIRGR, from the coding sequence GTGAGCCGGCTCTTCGTGCTGCACAGCGGATACGGGCTCGCGACGGCGGTCGCGGCTCTCGATGCGGGCCTCCTCGACCCACCAACGGACGGGCGTCGCTCGACCGTCGAGCACGTGCTCGTGCCGGTCACCTCGTCCCGGATCCCGGAGACGGTCCTCGGCATCGATGCAGACCCCGCCCTGCGTTCCCTGCGCGACAGGTTCGATCGCGTCGAGCCGCTGGTGGATGTGCTCGGTCCCGTGCATCCGAGCGGCTGGGAGCCGTCCGATGCGGACCTCCCCCTGCTGGGACGGCTGTTCGCGCGGGCGTGGAACCTCGATCCGCGGGACGTGGAGCTCCTCGTGCAGAGCCCCCAGGTCGCGCCCGCCCGCACGCTCCTCTCCCTGTTCCCGGAGGCGAGGGTGACGATCATCGGCGACGGACTGATGACGTACGCGCCGATGCGGGTGCGGCTGCCGCACACCGTCACGGCGCGGATCGACAGGGTCGTATACGCCGACGTCGTGCCGGGCGTCCACCCGCTCGTCGCGGCCCCGCACGCCACGCTCGTGCCGGTACCTCCCGGCCCCTTCGCGGCAGCACTGGGGGAGACGGACGAGGCCGAGCGGGGAACCCCCGCGGGACCAGCGACCGTGCTGGTGCTCGGGCAGTATCTCTCGGCGCTCGGCCTCATGACCGCGGCGGACGAGATCGGCCTCCAGCAGCGTCTCGTCGACCGGGCCGCCGCCGAGCGCCCGGAGCGGATCGTGTTCAAACCTCACCCGGCCGCACCGCCCCAACTCGCCGGCGCGGTGCGCGCCCACGCGGAGCGCCGCGGACTGTCGTTCGTGGAGGAGCGCGGCCGTCTTCCCGCCGAACTGCTCGCAGAGCGGCTCGACGCCCGAGCCGTGGTGGCGACGTTCTCCACCGCCCTGCCCACCGTGCGTACCCTGTTCGGGCGTCCCATCGGGGCCGCGGGCACGGCAGAGTTGCTCCGCACGCTCGCCCCGGTGGAGAACAGCAACCGCATCCCGCTGACGATCGTCGACGCGCTCACCCGGCCGCACTCGCCGTACGCCGAGCCGGATCGGCTGCAGCTCCTCGTGGATGCGGTGGGCTACACCATGCAGCCGGACATCGCCGGGCACCTCCGCGCGCGGGCGGAGGAGCTGCTCGGTGGCCTCGACGACGAGGAGCGCCGCCGATACTTCGCCCCGGCTCGGGTGACCGCTCTCGGACTGCCCGGGGCGGGCGCCCCCACCGGACCACGGAGCCTGCTGACCCCGCGAGGAGGGGTCGGGCGGATCGAGGAGTGGCGGCTCACCGCCGTGGGGGCCCGCCGGCGCGTCGGCCGCGCGTGGCGGGAGATCCGAGGACGATGA
- a CDS encoding glycosyltransferase family 2 protein — protein MRTPLVTVILPAKDAGPFIGTTLETLTRQFDDRAALKLVAIDDGSVDDTGAVMTHYAARFRHAEVLRNPEPRGLATARNQGLAHVEGEAFCFVDGDDWMQPQRLAVLAARLRELRCDFVRTDHVTVTGMRRALVRAPYPWRERVASPREAILPADEPTMVDYPYAWAGLLHRDVLDRGLAAFPPGLFTAEDRPWIWRLHLDAASFAVVDAPALLYRRGVDTSLTQVHDRRQLDFATAMTQVVDLVRDDRDAERFLPKAVWTALALSAHHLVRSRRMPPVLRREMRARIHGLLRALPSAEASAVLTRLDGPRRRVLARSLRRTGHAA, from the coding sequence GTGCGCACGCCCCTCGTCACCGTCATCCTGCCCGCGAAGGACGCCGGCCCCTTCATCGGCACCACGCTGGAGACCCTCACCCGGCAGTTCGACGACCGTGCGGCGCTCAAGCTCGTGGCCATCGATGACGGCTCGGTCGACGACACCGGTGCGGTCATGACCCACTATGCCGCCCGCTTCCGCCATGCGGAGGTGCTGCGGAACCCCGAGCCCCGCGGGCTCGCGACGGCACGCAACCAGGGCCTCGCGCACGTCGAGGGCGAGGCGTTCTGCTTCGTCGACGGTGACGACTGGATGCAGCCGCAACGCCTCGCGGTCCTCGCTGCGCGGCTCCGGGAGCTCCGGTGCGATTTCGTGCGGACGGATCATGTCACCGTCACCGGGATGCGGCGCGCCCTCGTCCGTGCGCCGTACCCGTGGCGGGAAAGGGTCGCGTCACCGCGAGAGGCGATCCTCCCCGCCGACGAGCCGACGATGGTGGACTACCCCTACGCCTGGGCGGGGCTGTTGCACCGTGACGTCCTCGACCGCGGGCTCGCCGCGTTTCCGCCCGGGCTCTTCACCGCCGAGGACCGACCGTGGATCTGGCGACTGCACCTGGACGCGGCGTCGTTCGCGGTTGTCGACGCTCCGGCGCTGCTCTACCGGCGGGGCGTCGACACCTCGCTCACCCAGGTCCATGATCGGCGGCAGCTCGACTTCGCCACGGCGATGACGCAGGTGGTCGACCTCGTCCGCGACGATCGCGATGCTGAGCGGTTCCTCCCGAAGGCCGTGTGGACGGCGCTCGCGCTCAGTGCGCATCATCTCGTGCGCTCCCGGCGGATGCCCCCGGTCCTGCGCCGCGAGATGCGCGCCCGGATCCACGGGCTGCTACGCGCGCTCCCATCCGCGGAGGCCTCGGCAGTGCTCACGCGCCTCGACGGCCCGCGCCGCCGGGTCCTCGCCCGCAGCCTGCGGCGGACGGGGCATGCCGCGTGA
- a CDS encoding DUF4229 domain-containing protein, which produces MKKPAPLLVYTVLRLLAFLVPLGILWFFFPIFREFWWLAAIFAALIGASISMLFLRTPLSDASARLHERRQGKVSGRQADADAEDELVERAPDDRP; this is translated from the coding sequence GTGAAGAAGCCCGCCCCTCTCCTCGTCTACACCGTGCTGCGCCTCCTGGCGTTCCTCGTCCCGCTCGGCATCCTGTGGTTCTTCTTCCCGATCTTCCGTGAGTTCTGGTGGCTCGCCGCGATCTTCGCCGCCCTCATCGGCGCGAGCATCTCGATGCTCTTCCTCCGAACGCCGCTCTCCGACGCTTCCGCGCGCCTGCACGAGCGCCGACAGGGCAAGGTGTCCGGCCGGCAGGCCGACGCCGACGCCGAGGACGAGCTGGTCGAGCGCGCCCCCGACGACCGCCCCTGA
- a CDS encoding 1,4-dihydroxy-2-naphthoate polyprenyltransferase — translation MAASSQRKKKSGRRTPPRTSGNPAKRPVVEAAPVTAADWIGAARLRTLPLAVAPVVIGTGAARSTGPEFHWVIALACLAVAVLLQIGVNFTNDYSDGIRGTDAHRVGPARLTASGRVKPRTVLIIGLVFFAVAAAVGIAIVVRTGQWWMLAVGAACIVAAWFYTGGKRPYGYYGLGEVFVFVFFGLVATLGTTWVQVFQLPQQAWLGAVAAGLFACAVLLANNLRDIDQDRAVGKRTLTVLIGRRATQVLFTLFVLVPFGIAVFLALLFPIAWISLLALLAGLPAIVIVWTYRQPKELVIALALTSLTSLLYAGALFWAFAG, via the coding sequence GTGGCAGCTTCCTCCCAGCGCAAGAAGAAGAGCGGTCGGCGCACTCCGCCGCGCACCAGCGGCAACCCGGCCAAGCGGCCCGTCGTGGAAGCCGCTCCGGTGACTGCCGCCGACTGGATCGGCGCCGCCCGCCTGCGCACGCTGCCTCTCGCGGTCGCTCCTGTCGTCATCGGCACCGGAGCCGCGCGCAGCACGGGCCCGGAGTTCCACTGGGTGATCGCGCTCGCCTGTCTGGCTGTCGCCGTCCTGCTGCAGATCGGCGTGAACTTCACGAACGATTACAGCGACGGTATCCGCGGCACGGACGCGCATCGGGTGGGTCCCGCCCGGCTCACCGCGTCCGGACGGGTGAAGCCGCGCACGGTGCTCATCATCGGCCTCGTGTTCTTCGCGGTCGCCGCGGCGGTGGGGATCGCGATCGTCGTGCGCACCGGCCAGTGGTGGATGCTCGCCGTGGGGGCCGCCTGCATCGTCGCCGCCTGGTTCTACACGGGCGGCAAGAGGCCGTACGGCTACTACGGCCTCGGCGAGGTGTTCGTCTTCGTGTTCTTCGGGCTGGTCGCCACTCTCGGCACCACCTGGGTGCAGGTCTTCCAGCTCCCGCAGCAGGCCTGGCTCGGCGCGGTCGCCGCCGGGTTGTTCGCCTGCGCGGTCCTCCTCGCCAACAACCTCCGTGACATCGACCAGGACCGCGCGGTCGGCAAGCGCACTCTGACGGTGCTCATCGGACGTCGCGCCACCCAGGTGCTCTTCACCCTCTTCGTGCTCGTGCCGTTCGGGATCGCCGTGTTCCTCGCGCTGCTGTTCCCGATCGCCTGGATCTCGCTGCTCGCGCTCCTTGCCGGCCTTCCCGCGATCGTCATCGTCTGGACGTACCGTCAGCCGAAGGAGCTCGTCATCGCGCTCGCCTTGACCTCCTTGACCTCGCTGCTGTACGCCGGAGCCCTCTTCTGGGCCTTCGCCGGCTGA
- a CDS encoding DUF4287 domain-containing protein has protein sequence MSFQAYLDKVEAQTGLTPRQFIDLAREHGFDENTKSTVVLNWLKQEYGLGHGHAQAMVHVILKGPKISDKHVGKAGAHGDVSDTLWLDGRDSNPHR, from the coding sequence ATGTCCTTCCAGGCGTACCTCGACAAGGTCGAGGCTCAGACGGGCCTCACGCCGCGGCAGTTCATCGACCTCGCGCGCGAGCATGGGTTCGACGAGAACACGAAGTCCACCGTGGTCCTGAACTGGCTGAAGCAGGAGTACGGCCTCGGTCACGGCCACGCGCAGGCGATGGTGCACGTCATCCTCAAGGGGCCCAAGATCAGCGACAAGCACGTCGGCAAGGCGGGTGCGCATGGCGACGTCTCCGACACCCTCTGGCTCGACGGCAGGGACAGCAACCCCCACCGCTGA
- a CDS encoding cupin domain-containing protein yields the protein MNNSAASALVPGGAIRIGSGNSRRFVGADHGAAVSYFFVENHPGEGPGLHWHPYSETWVVLEGTVRMRIGDDELVARAGDTATAPAFTPHGFTNAGEGLLRILCIHASATIIQTFLDEH from the coding sequence ATGAACAACTCCGCAGCTTCCGCCCTCGTCCCGGGAGGCGCGATCCGCATCGGTTCCGGGAACAGCCGTCGGTTCGTCGGTGCCGACCACGGGGCCGCCGTGTCGTACTTCTTCGTCGAGAACCACCCGGGCGAGGGGCCGGGGCTGCACTGGCACCCCTACTCTGAGACCTGGGTCGTGCTCGAAGGCACCGTGCGCATGCGGATCGGCGATGACGAGCTCGTCGCACGAGCCGGCGACACCGCCACGGCGCCCGCCTTCACGCCCCACGGCTTCACGAACGCGGGCGAGGGGCTCCTCCGGATCCTCTGCATCCACGCGTCCGCCACGATCATCCAGACATTCCTCGACGAGCACTGA
- a CDS encoding ArsR/SmtB family transcription factor — protein MDRNTPPVEGVDDPDHRVEFHLSAGDIQAVRFGISPGHELAHAVRVLLRPAAHPLQWGWLRTAREGLPRAAFALLATVIGDDGYLPDFLTSTPRGDLTPEAELAALRETALDPLVVDLGKRIHRSTGVQRRTLRDLLERPRRTRAMIADAWSEVWDAAMAPAWPQLERLLRADIAVRARAIATMGIAGMADELHPQVSWGAGAVQVSLRRHSEHVDCRGSGLVLVPSVLSSWGCMVLTEPPAQPTLFYPARGVTAGWAREATETVAALSALLGPARAGILLTAGAPRTTSEVAAESGLAVSTASHHLTVLREAGLVARERDGSRMQHLRTPLGEALVGAML, from the coding sequence GTGGATCGAAACACTCCGCCCGTCGAAGGCGTCGACGATCCGGATCACCGCGTCGAGTTCCACCTCAGCGCCGGCGACATCCAGGCCGTGCGGTTCGGCATCTCTCCCGGCCACGAGCTCGCGCACGCGGTCCGCGTCCTGCTCCGCCCCGCCGCCCATCCCCTGCAGTGGGGGTGGCTCCGCACGGCACGAGAGGGACTGCCGCGCGCGGCGTTCGCGCTCCTCGCGACGGTGATCGGCGACGACGGCTACCTCCCGGATTTCCTCACGAGCACGCCACGCGGTGACCTCACCCCCGAGGCCGAGCTCGCCGCACTGCGGGAGACCGCGCTCGATCCGCTTGTGGTCGACCTCGGCAAGCGGATCCACCGGTCGACCGGCGTTCAGCGGCGCACTCTTCGCGACCTGCTCGAGCGTCCACGGCGGACGCGCGCGATGATCGCCGACGCCTGGTCAGAGGTGTGGGACGCCGCGATGGCGCCCGCCTGGCCGCAGTTGGAGCGTCTCCTCCGAGCGGACATCGCGGTCCGCGCCCGGGCCATCGCGACGATGGGCATCGCGGGGATGGCGGACGAGCTGCACCCCCAGGTGTCCTGGGGCGCCGGCGCCGTCCAGGTCTCGCTCCGCCGGCACAGCGAGCACGTCGACTGCCGGGGAAGCGGGCTCGTGCTGGTGCCCTCCGTCTTGTCGTCGTGGGGGTGCATGGTCCTCACCGAGCCGCCCGCCCAACCGACCCTGTTCTACCCGGCGCGAGGTGTGACTGCGGGGTGGGCTCGCGAGGCCACCGAGACGGTCGCGGCACTGAGTGCCCTGCTCGGCCCCGCGCGCGCCGGGATCCTCCTCACGGCAGGGGCCCCGCGCACGACCTCGGAGGTCGCGGCGGAATCCGGCCTCGCGGTATCGACCGCCTCGCACCACCTGACCGTGCTGCGGGAGGCGGGGCTGGTCGCGAGAGAGCGCGACGGCTCCCGGATGCAGCACCTGCGCACACCGCTCGGGGAGGCCCTCGTCGGGGCGATGCTCTGA
- a CDS encoding Lrp/AsnC family transcriptional regulator, with protein MDDSVDRAILAAISRDGRATLSQLSEAVGLSVSAVQSRLRRLETRGVIAGYRALLDPEQVGTPLSAFIEITPLDPAQPDNAPELLEHLDAIEACHSIAGDASYMLFVRVPTPRDLEQLVRDVRLAANVSTRTTVVLQTYYEHRPIIPVATTD; from the coding sequence ATGGATGATTCTGTCGACCGCGCGATCCTGGCAGCCATCTCCCGTGACGGGAGGGCGACCCTGTCGCAGCTCTCCGAGGCCGTCGGGCTGTCCGTCTCGGCCGTGCAGTCCCGGCTGCGGCGGCTGGAGACACGCGGCGTCATCGCCGGCTATCGGGCCCTTCTCGACCCCGAGCAGGTGGGGACTCCGCTGTCCGCCTTCATCGAGATCACACCCCTCGACCCCGCGCAGCCCGACAACGCCCCCGAGCTCCTCGAGCACCTGGACGCGATCGAGGCCTGCCACTCCATCGCCGGTGACGCGAGCTACATGCTCTTCGTCCGCGTCCCCACCCCGCGCGACCTGGAGCAGCTCGTCCGCGATGTCCGTCTCGCGGCGAACGTGAGCACCCGGACGACCGTGGTCCTGCAGACCTACTACGAACACCGCCCCATCATTCCCGTCGCGACCACCGACTGA
- a CDS encoding DUF6421 family protein translates to MSLVSANSSAVQAVVGEPEVVEDASIAESSAAWAQLKRAAIALREMQIKDGSIPDASTSSETREKATALVGEITAAIRALAPAFPHDAEYLTASVADFERWVSEDFGVPDFLDSLVAFQPQQHRIDGIRHLVVFPMYTQNGSSDRLVEALIVETIWPEFIAALEAGDYGNKLFVSLRLVDFTPGYDTNSAVLFPETVAMREIPTFTWGAIFQDREAARYRRVVRAASEITNLDLPERAAAMLEDQEVAEKTFVMWDIIHDRTHMRGDLPFDPFMIKQRMPFFLYSLEEMRCDMTAFRESVKIERALDARIAAGEELTETEREMHEYAHLVQYAVIFDRIFRFAITGTRVRNYDAVGGQLLFAWLHQRGVLHWTDTALAFDWENVPDAVVALGDAIDDLYWHSIDRPKVAHWLAAYDLVRGTLTPHPASQWARGLSDEILAGAPKGYTDAVLDDEFPLSMFFETLDKKMKPVIESTVGIRGTDD, encoded by the coding sequence ATGTCCCTCGTTTCCGCCAACAGTTCCGCTGTCCAGGCCGTCGTCGGCGAACCCGAGGTCGTCGAGGACGCGTCCATCGCGGAAAGCTCCGCCGCGTGGGCGCAGCTCAAGCGGGCCGCGATCGCCCTCCGCGAGATGCAGATCAAGGACGGCTCGATCCCTGACGCGTCCACCAGCTCGGAGACCCGAGAGAAGGCGACCGCGCTCGTCGGCGAGATCACCGCCGCGATCAGGGCGCTCGCCCCGGCGTTCCCCCACGATGCCGAGTACCTGACCGCGTCGGTCGCCGACTTCGAACGCTGGGTGTCGGAGGACTTCGGCGTGCCGGACTTCCTCGACTCGCTCGTCGCGTTCCAGCCGCAGCAGCACCGCATCGACGGCATCCGGCACCTCGTGGTCTTCCCGATGTACACGCAGAACGGCTCGAGCGACCGCCTGGTCGAGGCCCTCATCGTCGAGACGATCTGGCCGGAGTTCATCGCGGCGCTCGAGGCGGGCGACTACGGCAACAAGCTCTTCGTCTCGCTGCGACTCGTCGACTTCACCCCGGGCTACGACACGAACTCCGCCGTGCTCTTCCCGGAGACCGTCGCAATGCGCGAGATCCCGACCTTCACGTGGGGTGCGATCTTCCAGGACCGGGAGGCCGCCCGCTATCGCCGCGTGGTCCGCGCAGCCTCGGAGATCACCAACCTCGACCTCCCCGAGCGCGCTGCCGCGATGCTGGAGGACCAGGAGGTCGCCGAGAAGACCTTCGTGATGTGGGACATCATCCACGACCGCACCCACATGCGCGGAGACCTGCCCTTCGACCCGTTCATGATCAAGCAGCGGATGCCGTTCTTCCTCTACTCGCTGGAGGAGATGCGCTGCGACATGACGGCCTTCCGCGAGTCGGTCAAGATCGAGCGCGCGCTGGACGCCCGGATCGCCGCGGGCGAGGAGCTGACGGAGACGGAGCGGGAGATGCACGAGTACGCGCATCTCGTGCAGTACGCCGTGATCTTCGACCGCATCTTCCGCTTCGCCATCACCGGCACGCGCGTTCGCAACTACGACGCGGTGGGCGGCCAGCTGCTCTTCGCGTGGCTGCACCAGCGCGGTGTACTGCACTGGACCGACACGGCCCTCGCCTTCGACTGGGAGAACGTGCCGGACGCCGTCGTGGCCCTCGGTGACGCGATCGACGACCTGTACTGGCACTCCATCGACCGCCCCAAGGTCGCGCACTGGCTCGCCGCGTATGACCTGGTCCGCGGCACGCTGACACCGCACCCCGCGTCGCAGTGGGCCCGCGGCCTGTCGGACGAGATCCTCGCCGGAGCTCCGAAGGGCTACACCGACGCGGTCCTGGACGACGAGTTCCCGCTGTCGATGTTCTTCGAGACGCTCGACAAGAAGATGAAGCCGGTCATCGAGTCGACGGTCGGCATTCGCGGTACGGACGACTGA
- a CDS encoding SDR family NAD(P)-dependent oxidoreductase → MTTPTSRGARDRVVVLAGATSTAGLVATRALRDAGARVIATGRSAERLRPLAEAGAAIEVADATSLDDMTALARRCGAVDAVVPLVGGWRGGGGLAGQSDDDFAALLPALEAVRATSRAFDGALRRSSAGRFAIVSSTAVARPLAGGANYAAVKAASEAWTRAVAQGYAKAARESEEPLRAAAVVFRARALDPEALATRLLGLWDTDAADLNDRILDID, encoded by the coding sequence ATGACCACTCCGACGAGCCGAGGGGCCCGCGACCGGGTGGTCGTGCTGGCGGGGGCGACGAGCACGGCCGGGCTGGTGGCGACGAGGGCGCTGCGCGACGCCGGGGCGCGGGTGATCGCCACCGGGCGCTCGGCCGAACGGCTCCGTCCGCTGGCCGAGGCGGGTGCGGCGATCGAGGTCGCCGATGCGACGTCGCTCGACGATATGACGGCGCTCGCCCGACGGTGTGGCGCGGTCGATGCCGTGGTGCCTCTCGTCGGCGGCTGGCGAGGAGGCGGCGGGCTCGCGGGCCAGAGCGACGACGACTTCGCCGCGCTGCTCCCGGCGCTCGAGGCCGTGCGGGCGACGAGTCGGGCCTTCGACGGCGCCCTGCGCCGCTCGTCGGCAGGCCGGTTCGCGATCGTCTCCTCCACCGCGGTCGCCCGCCCCCTCGCCGGCGGCGCGAACTATGCGGCGGTCAAAGCGGCGAGCGAGGCCTGGACGCGCGCGGTCGCGCAGGGCTACGCCAAGGCGGCACGTGAGTCCGAGGAGCCGTTGCGTGCAGCCGCGGTCGTGTTCCGGGCGAGGGCGCTCGATCCCGAAGCGCTCGCCACCCGTCTCCTCGGGCTCTGGGACACCGACGCCGCCGACCTCAACGACCGCATCCTCGACATCGACTGA